The proteins below are encoded in one region of Corynebacterium felinum:
- the thrS gene encoding threonine--tRNA ligase — protein MAQFTTAAANPHKPFTVPAGTPAGAAMRELELPNKGPEAIVCIKDVEGNLRDLSFVPDTDMDVTPVPANTEEGRGVIRHSTTHVLAQAVQLEFPGTKLGIGPAIDNGFYYDFDVAEPFTPEDLQRIEKRMKKIIKQGQKFERRVYADQADAAQALANEPYKLELIEDKGSVDPDSDEATEVGAGELTGYYNLNPRTGEVEWYDLCRGPHVPTTKYIPAFALTRSSAAYWRGDQSKAGLQRIYGTAWESQEALEEYQHQLAEAEKRDHRRLGSELDLFSFPDEIGSGFPVFHPNGGIVRLEMEEHSRRRHIQAGYSFVNTPHITKGDLFQKSGHLDFYADGMFPPMQLDGEIDEDGNVTKPAQDYYAKPMNCPMHNLIFASRGRSYRELPLRLFEFGTVYRYEKSGVIHGLTRARGFTQDDAHIYCTEDQLEQELTTVLDFIISLLRDYGLDDFYLELSTKDPNKFVGSDEIWEKSTAILQRVADASGLELVPDPAGAAFYGPKISVQARDAIGRTWQMSTVQLDFNLPERFNLEYTANDGAKKRPIMIHRALFGSIERFFGVLLEHYAGAFPVWLAPHQVVGIPVADTFSEHLEKITQRLRDQGIRATVDTSDDRMQKKIRNHTQGKVPFMLLAGARDVESNAVSFRFLDGTQVNGVPVDAAVELVAEWVRSRTNVQPSQQNVSEQLGTH, from the coding sequence ATGGCACAGTTCACTACTGCTGCTGCAAATCCACACAAGCCTTTCACGGTACCCGCCGGAACCCCAGCTGGTGCTGCTATGCGCGAGTTGGAATTGCCAAACAAAGGCCCCGAAGCCATCGTTTGCATCAAGGATGTTGAGGGAAACCTGAGGGACCTGTCCTTCGTTCCCGACACTGATATGGACGTCACCCCAGTTCCCGCAAACACTGAGGAAGGCCGTGGCGTCATCCGCCACTCAACCACACACGTGTTGGCTCAAGCTGTGCAATTAGAGTTCCCCGGTACCAAACTTGGTATCGGCCCAGCCATCGACAACGGCTTCTACTACGACTTCGATGTAGCTGAACCATTCACCCCAGAAGATCTTCAGCGTATTGAAAAGCGCATGAAGAAGATCATTAAGCAGGGTCAAAAGTTTGAACGTCGCGTTTACGCTGATCAAGCTGATGCTGCCCAAGCACTGGCAAACGAGCCCTACAAGCTGGAACTGATCGAGGACAAGGGATCCGTTGATCCTGACTCTGATGAAGCAACGGAAGTAGGAGCAGGCGAACTCACCGGCTACTACAACCTCAACCCCCGCACCGGCGAAGTTGAATGGTACGACCTGTGCCGCGGCCCTCACGTTCCTACTACGAAGTACATCCCAGCGTTCGCGCTTACCCGCTCCTCGGCAGCATACTGGCGTGGCGACCAGTCGAAGGCTGGCCTGCAGCGAATCTACGGCACCGCCTGGGAGTCCCAAGAAGCACTCGAAGAGTACCAGCACCAGCTGGCTGAAGCTGAAAAGCGCGATCACCGTCGCCTTGGCTCCGAACTCGACCTCTTCTCCTTCCCAGATGAAATCGGCTCCGGCTTCCCAGTGTTCCACCCCAACGGCGGCATTGTGCGTCTTGAGATGGAAGAGCATTCGCGTCGCCGTCACATCCAGGCCGGTTACTCCTTCGTAAACACCCCTCATATCACCAAGGGGGATCTGTTCCAGAAGTCAGGACACCTGGATTTCTATGCTGATGGCATGTTCCCTCCGATGCAGCTTGACGGCGAAATCGACGAAGACGGAAACGTGACCAAGCCTGCGCAGGACTACTACGCAAAGCCCATGAACTGCCCGATGCACAACTTGATCTTCGCATCCCGCGGCCGCTCTTATCGTGAACTTCCCCTACGTTTGTTCGAATTCGGTACCGTATACCGATACGAAAAGTCCGGGGTTATTCACGGTTTAACGCGTGCCCGTGGCTTCACGCAAGACGACGCCCACATCTACTGCACCGAGGATCAGCTTGAACAAGAGCTGACCACAGTTTTGGACTTCATCATCTCGTTGCTCCGTGACTATGGCTTGGACGACTTCTATCTTGAACTGTCCACCAAGGACCCCAACAAATTCGTTGGCTCAGACGAGATCTGGGAAAAATCTACCGCAATCTTGCAGCGCGTAGCTGATGCCTCCGGTTTAGAGCTCGTTCCAGACCCAGCCGGTGCAGCCTTCTATGGCCCGAAGATTTCCGTCCAGGCTCGTGACGCTATTGGCCGAACCTGGCAGATGTCGACCGTACAGTTGGACTTCAACTTGCCTGAGCGTTTCAACCTGGAGTACACCGCCAACGACGGTGCCAAGAAACGCCCAATCATGATTCACCGTGCACTGTTCGGCTCAATCGAACGATTCTTCGGAGTTCTTCTGGAGCACTACGCTGGGGCATTCCCCGTGTGGCTTGCTCCGCATCAGGTTGTGGGTATCCCGGTTGCTGATACGTTCTCCGAGCATTTGGAGAAGATAACCCAGCGTCTTCGCGATCAGGGTATCCGTGCGACGGTGGATACTTCCGACGATCGTATGCAGAAGAAGATTCGTAACCATACTCAGGGCAAAGTTCCGTTTATGTTGCTTGCAGGTGCCCGAGATGTGGAGTCAAACGCCGTTTCCTTCCGTTTCTTAGATGGAACTCAGGTAAACGGGGTGCCGGTTGATGCCGCTGTTGAACTTGTTGCTGAATGGGTGCGTTCTCGCACGAACGTTCAGCCAAGTCAGCAGAATGTTTCTGAACAGTTGGGCACCCATTAA
- a CDS encoding Dyp-type peroxidase translates to MSSLCPHNANDNNRHHEPSGPVLSRRNFMLGASVASSAVALAACSNAVTASTDSSAEQAADPQLHLTTATVPFDGEHQAGVDTPGQAHVNVIAFSLRAGNNAESVSRLLKLWTEDARRLTQGENPLGSLEPEMTTTPANLTITCGFGPRFFDIIGKPEQRPEWLAPLPKFSEDKLDPAWGDSDIVLQVCCDDPVTLAFATRHMHRAAVDFAQIQWMQQGFLTANGSRKPESTPRNLFGQLDGTVNPRKDEEYDDYVWINSTKQAPKWAQGGTCMVVRRINMDLDRWEILDRFSREESMGRFLHNGAPLTGTDEFDPADFEARDDYGLPVIDPRSHMALAAPAANEPKQRMRRRAYNYDEAPIPGSDQSSNAGLIFICFQQNPLTQFVPIQQRLNDGDRLNEWITHIGSAVYVIPPGTSENESTRDTYWGQSLLES, encoded by the coding sequence GTCCCGTACTTAGCCGCCGCAATTTCATGCTCGGCGCCTCAGTTGCCTCCTCAGCAGTAGCGCTCGCCGCCTGCAGCAACGCAGTCACCGCAAGCACCGATTCCTCCGCGGAACAAGCTGCTGACCCGCAACTACACCTCACCACTGCGACGGTGCCTTTCGACGGCGAACATCAGGCGGGCGTCGATACGCCAGGGCAAGCCCACGTCAACGTCATCGCTTTTAGCCTTCGTGCCGGAAACAACGCCGAATCCGTCTCCCGTCTGCTGAAACTCTGGACCGAAGATGCACGACGCCTCACCCAAGGTGAAAACCCCCTCGGATCTCTCGAACCAGAAATGACAACCACGCCCGCAAATCTGACCATTACCTGCGGATTCGGGCCCCGTTTCTTCGATATCATCGGCAAACCAGAGCAACGCCCTGAATGGTTAGCGCCACTACCAAAATTCAGCGAAGACAAACTCGACCCAGCCTGGGGCGACTCCGACATCGTCCTGCAAGTGTGCTGCGACGACCCCGTCACCCTTGCCTTTGCAACGCGACACATGCACCGCGCAGCAGTCGACTTCGCTCAAATCCAATGGATGCAGCAAGGATTCCTCACAGCCAACGGCTCCCGAAAACCAGAATCCACCCCACGTAACCTCTTCGGACAGCTCGACGGCACAGTAAACCCACGAAAAGATGAAGAATACGACGACTACGTCTGGATCAACTCCACCAAACAAGCACCCAAGTGGGCACAAGGCGGAACCTGCATGGTCGTACGACGAATCAATATGGACCTCGACCGCTGGGAAATCCTTGACCGTTTCTCCCGCGAAGAATCGATGGGACGTTTCCTCCACAACGGTGCGCCGCTGACAGGCACTGACGAATTCGACCCAGCGGATTTCGAAGCCCGCGACGACTACGGTCTACCTGTCATCGACCCCCGCAGCCATATGGCACTGGCGGCACCAGCTGCAAACGAACCCAAGCAGCGCATGCGACGCCGCGCCTACAACTACGATGAAGCCCCAATTCCAGGCTCAGACCAGTCATCCAATGCAGGTCTTATCTTCATCTGCTTCCAGCAAAATCCACTGACACAATTTGTTCCCATCCAGCAGCGCCTCAACGACGGCGACCGCTTGAACGAATGGATCACCCACATCGGATCGGCAGTCTATGTTATCCCTCCAGGAACATCGGAGAATGAAAGCACTCGTGACACCTACTGGGGTCAGTCCTTGCTGGAATCTTAA
- a CDS encoding CAP domain-containing protein: protein MDTKIRRNLALIFATVGIALPFGVSHFDQDVKDETSSLSYQAASPQFPGVPVHFTNLRTVDPAGLSSMITAQVNGHRLIHGKKSVNQASDLDASAQQWADHLARTGEFYHDSDGRNMCSHGFWHGENIAVTFRDQPERAFGMWVGSPGHNANLLGGGYREVGHGVAIYQTGKYKGQPIVVQRFRLEHSCTIPDAPQATRGTLGLLSS from the coding sequence ATGGACACCAAGATTCGGCGTAATCTAGCCCTAATTTTCGCCACTGTTGGCATCGCACTACCCTTCGGTGTCAGCCACTTTGATCAAGACGTGAAGGATGAGACGTCTTCATTGTCCTACCAGGCTGCATCACCTCAATTCCCAGGTGTGCCTGTGCATTTCACGAATCTCAGGACGGTTGATCCCGCCGGTCTGAGCTCGATGATTACTGCGCAAGTCAATGGACACCGCTTGATTCACGGCAAGAAATCAGTCAATCAAGCTTCAGACCTGGATGCCAGCGCTCAGCAATGGGCTGATCACTTGGCTCGTACCGGCGAGTTCTATCATGATAGCGATGGTCGGAACATGTGCTCCCATGGCTTCTGGCATGGCGAGAATATTGCCGTGACCTTCCGTGACCAGCCTGAACGTGCATTTGGTATGTGGGTGGGAAGCCCGGGCCACAATGCGAATCTCCTGGGTGGTGGCTACCGTGAGGTAGGCCACGGCGTGGCGATCTATCAGACCGGTAAGTACAAAGGTCAGCCAATTGTTGTGCAACGTTTCCGCTTAGAACATAGCTGCACGATCCCTGATGCTCCACAAGCAACACGGGGCACTCTCGGATTGCTCAGCTCCTAG